The Pseudanabaena galeata CCNP1313 genome includes a region encoding these proteins:
- a CDS encoding tetratricopeptide repeat protein, which translates to MSDSPSKPLTTFERYTIFVDRIIINIENGKLLSKEHVYRILSESLESGTGEIFERALEEQSNLLQANFAAQTDEVKQAKANQKLRAMKILHDAWEQWQQNYQLQDTCARGLQTILSAEPQERLATLIQVLDPNHTPVFERQHIQLLTQLLQKSADTLPDDSEAFTLRQFAIGLTSGLADFDLLEGSLVSWLYEPQRQVGFERSKISGPWHSWAQQITSPLPRDLFAGQASNQSAAAIAQAQRSIDISTWVELSILLRYLQNGLVRWFDQQPYDAKAGMHMTGVTFIAFAMIWGELSTGFQNSQQLSASDRQSLSKICFRISLQTLRTFAQRENFPLYGGVFASFSGESFRETINYLDQPLKEAENTQEKARILTVLGYSKAWMGHHRDAIALHQEAVNLAREVGDQRCEIANLNHLSRISLIQKDFSTSESQAQRAVILARQNGDRQGEANALANLGYSEVMIARQQELITPEELETPINHLERGQKLSEKLNDLQNQALCWVGLGTAYIAIEQPSQAQIALEKGLALTQQIGDRDLQALSHAYLGEALYQLNLLELAVYHACLGMYLLEQRGSKAWQQSAALVVILQGKIGAESFSNLLQQQRSHLIALIGVDGFDHLPNLIERYRQ; encoded by the coding sequence ATGTCAGATTCTCCAAGTAAACCACTCACAACTTTTGAACGTTATACGATTTTTGTCGATCGCATAATTATTAATATCGAAAATGGCAAGTTGCTATCAAAGGAACATGTCTATCGCATTCTCAGTGAGAGTTTAGAGTCGGGAACAGGGGAAATATTTGAACGGGCTTTAGAAGAACAATCTAACTTACTTCAAGCAAACTTTGCTGCTCAAACTGATGAAGTAAAACAGGCAAAAGCAAATCAGAAACTACGTGCCATGAAAATTCTCCATGATGCATGGGAACAGTGGCAACAAAATTATCAACTTCAGGATACCTGTGCTAGAGGCTTACAAACTATTCTCAGTGCTGAACCTCAAGAGCGTCTAGCTACATTAATTCAAGTTCTTGACCCAAATCATACGCCTGTTTTTGAACGTCAACATATTCAGCTTCTTACACAATTACTGCAAAAATCTGCCGACACTCTTCCCGATGATTCGGAAGCATTTACATTACGTCAGTTTGCGATCGGGCTGACTAGTGGATTAGCAGATTTTGATTTATTGGAAGGTTCGCTAGTTAGTTGGCTATACGAACCACAAAGACAGGTGGGATTTGAACGCTCTAAGATCAGTGGACCTTGGCATAGTTGGGCGCAACAAATTACTAGTCCTTTACCCCGTGATCTGTTTGCAGGACAGGCAAGTAATCAATCAGCAGCAGCGATCGCACAGGCTCAGAGAAGCATTGATATTAGTACTTGGGTAGAACTATCAATTCTACTAAGATATTTGCAAAATGGCTTAGTGCGCTGGTTCGATCAGCAACCCTATGATGCCAAAGCAGGGATGCATATGACGGGTGTTACTTTTATTGCTTTCGCGATGATTTGGGGTGAACTTAGCACGGGCTTCCAAAACTCACAACAACTATCGGCAAGCGATCGCCAATCTCTATCGAAGATCTGCTTCCGCATCAGCTTACAGACCTTGCGAACCTTTGCCCAACGCGAAAACTTTCCGCTTTATGGTGGTGTCTTTGCCTCTTTTTCGGGTGAAAGTTTCCGCGAAACCATTAACTATCTCGATCAACCTCTCAAAGAAGCAGAGAATACACAGGAGAAGGCAAGAATTCTCACGGTTTTGGGATATTCAAAAGCTTGGATGGGGCATCATAGAGACGCGATCGCTCTCCATCAAGAAGCAGTGAACCTTGCCCGTGAAGTTGGCGATCAACGTTGCGAAATCGCGAATCTCAATCACCTCAGTCGGATTAGTCTTATTCAAAAGGATTTCAGCACTAGTGAGTCCCAAGCTCAGCGAGCTGTGATTCTAGCAAGACAAAATGGCGATCGCCAAGGTGAGGCAAATGCTTTGGCTAATTTGGGCTATAGCGAAGTGATGATTGCAAGGCAACAGGAATTAATTACGCCTGAAGAACTGGAGACTCCAATCAATCATTTGGAACGCGGACAAAAGCTGTCAGAGAAATTGAATGATCTCCAAAATCAAGCGCTTTGTTGGGTGGGATTGGGGACTGCTTATATTGCGATCGAGCAGCCCAGTCAAGCGCAGATCGCTTTAGAGAAGGGTTTAGCCTTAACTCAACAAATCGGCGATCGCGATTTACAAGCACTCAGTCATGCCTATCTTGGTGAAGCTCTCTATCAACTTAATCTATTAGAATTGGCGGTCTATCACGCTTGCTTGGGAATGTATCTACTAGAGCAACGTGGCAGTAAAGCATGGCAACAGTCAGCAGCTTTGGTGGTGATCTTACAAGGAAAGATAGGCGCTGAGAGTTTCTCGAATCTATTGCAACAGCAGCGATCGCATTTGATCGCTCTAATTGGAGTGGATGGGTTTGACCATTTACCAAACTTGATTGAACGCTATCGACAATGA
- a CDS encoding serine/threonine protein kinase: MTELHQVGEIIQSRYRIASILGQGGIGITYAAFDAQTGDRVALKALSFRRMNEWKVLELFEREAKVLSQLDHPAIPRYLDYFQIDTNRDRDFYIVQQLVEGKSLAQAIADGWHSSEEDIKQIAEQVLEVLSYLHQLKPPVIHRDIKPQNIILQPNRKIALVDFGAVQDTYRSTQVGGSTVVGTYGYMPPEQFRGKAVPATDLYALGATILFLLTGRSPADLPEIKFKISFRDSVSISSHFADWLEKMIEPAIEDRFSSAQQALQALRTPTLPSLESRISDLEISRLLNRNSDRPVTKYQYPQPLGSRIELKKTDSGLKVEIPPTGLRGDGASILSFAIFWNGFLIVWTSMALRAGLFALFSIPFWIIGIGMAYAGLSIVFGKVCLVISDRTFSIDWDVLGIKRHAQGKTQDLRQVELKSSYEVNNQPVMELRLNQGIYVHKFGLGLSRPEKEWLMQEINDFLETWRSRH; encoded by the coding sequence GTGACAGAACTACATCAAGTTGGGGAAATTATCCAATCTCGCTACCGTATTGCTAGCATTCTGGGACAAGGTGGTATTGGCATCACCTATGCTGCTTTTGATGCCCAAACAGGCGATCGCGTGGCATTAAAAGCCCTATCATTTCGACGCATGAATGAGTGGAAAGTACTGGAATTATTTGAGCGGGAAGCAAAGGTACTTTCTCAACTCGATCATCCTGCCATTCCCCGTTATCTAGACTATTTTCAGATTGATACTAATCGCGATCGCGATTTTTACATCGTGCAGCAACTGGTAGAGGGAAAATCTCTCGCACAGGCGATCGCTGACGGCTGGCATAGCAGCGAGGAAGATATTAAACAGATTGCTGAGCAAGTGCTAGAGGTGTTGAGCTATCTACATCAACTCAAACCGCCCGTCATCCATCGTGATATCAAACCTCAAAATATAATTCTTCAACCCAATCGTAAAATTGCTTTGGTAGATTTTGGTGCAGTTCAGGACACTTATCGCAGTACACAGGTGGGGGGCAGTACAGTTGTTGGCACTTACGGATATATGCCACCCGAACAATTTCGGGGTAAGGCTGTTCCTGCGACCGACCTATATGCGCTTGGTGCAACGATTTTATTTTTATTGACGGGGCGATCGCCTGCGGATTTACCTGAAATCAAGTTCAAGATCAGTTTTCGTGACTCCGTTAGCATTTCATCGCATTTTGCTGATTGGCTGGAAAAAATGATTGAACCTGCGATCGAAGATCGATTCAGTAGCGCCCAGCAAGCCCTTCAAGCTTTGCGAACTCCCACCTTGCCATCACTGGAAAGTCGGATCAGCGATCTAGAAATCAGTCGTTTACTTAACCGCAACAGCGATCGCCCCGTTACAAAATATCAATATCCCCAGCCCCTTGGTAGTCGCATTGAATTAAAAAAGACTGATAGTGGTTTAAAAGTTGAGATTCCACCTACGGGGCTGCGTGGTGATGGCGCAAGCATCCTATCATTTGCAATTTTTTGGAATGGTTTTTTGATTGTCTGGACATCAATGGCTCTGAGGGCAGGACTTTTTGCTCTTTTCTCAATTCCCTTTTGGATTATCGGTATTGGCATGGCGTATGCGGGTTTATCGATTGTCTTTGGCAAGGTTTGTTTAGTAATTAGCGATCGCACTTTCAGTATTGATTGGGACGTTTTAGGAATCAAGCGCCATGCCCAAGGCAAAACCCAAGATTTGCGACAAGTTGAACTCAAGAGTTCTTACGAAGTTAATAACCAGCCCGTAATGGAGTTACGTTTAAATCAAGGCATTTATGTCCATAAGTTTGGGTTAGGGTTAAGCCGTCCTGAGAAGGAATGGTTAATGCAAGAAATTAATGACTTTTTAGAAACATGGCGATCGCGCCATTAA
- the aat gene encoding leucyl/phenylalanyl-tRNA--protein transferase codes for MERFNIRSVIEGYTQGYFLMSEGDGEPIEWYYTNSRTLIPLDQHFRYPKSLQRVINQNRFEVKIDTAFEQVVEGCADRETTWISKELRSLYSNLHKAGWAHSFETWQGEQLAGGILGIAIRGVFIGESMFFKIPEGSKVAMVKLVEHLRSHGYSLFDAQLMNPHLERFGAFEIDDDSYQALLKQALTKSCNFTPISVTKP; via the coding sequence GTGGAAAGATTTAATATCCGTAGCGTTATCGAAGGTTATACCCAAGGCTACTTTTTGATGTCAGAGGGTGATGGAGAGCCGATTGAGTGGTATTACACTAACAGCCGCACCTTGATCCCACTTGATCAGCACTTTCGATATCCTAAATCTTTGCAGCGAGTTATCAACCAAAATCGCTTTGAAGTTAAGATCGATACCGCCTTTGAGCAAGTGGTAGAAGGATGTGCCGATCGCGAAACCACATGGATCTCTAAAGAACTGCGATCACTTTATAGCAATTTACACAAAGCAGGATGGGCGCATAGTTTTGAGACATGGCAAGGGGAGCAATTGGCAGGAGGGATTTTGGGGATTGCCATACGCGGCGTATTTATTGGCGAGTCGATGTTTTTTAAAATTCCCGAAGGCTCGAAGGTAGCGATGGTGAAGTTAGTAGAGCATTTGCGATCGCATGGGTATAGTTTATTTGATGCTCAATTAATGAATCCACATCTGGAGAGGTTTGGAGCCTTTGAGATTGATGATGACAGTTACCAAGCTTTGCTAAAGCAAGCTTTAACCAAATCTTGCAACTTCACACCAATTTCTGTAACCAAACCTTAA
- a CDS encoding zinc metallopeptidase, translating to MFFHPSYLILIPGMILMFWAQQRVKATYEKYADIRSSLGMTGEQVAKTILQRMGIHDVTVEQVAGELTDHYDPSAKAVRLSESVYASSSLAAAAIAAHECGHVLQDVRGYQFMNIRASLVPVANIGANFGPIMVMAGLFLTSLGSLSVVFINIGIALFASAILFHIVTLPVEFDASSRALRLIDELGILQGEENRGARKVLNAAAWTYVATAIYAALQLVQLLLIRGDR from the coding sequence ATGTTTTTTCACCCATCCTATTTAATCCTGATCCCAGGGATGATCTTGATGTTTTGGGCGCAGCAACGGGTCAAAGCGACTTACGAAAAATATGCAGATATACGCTCAAGTCTGGGAATGACAGGCGAACAAGTTGCTAAAACAATCTTGCAACGCATGGGTATTCATGATGTAACCGTAGAGCAAGTAGCAGGAGAACTGACCGATCATTATGATCCTTCTGCCAAAGCTGTGCGCCTATCAGAATCAGTGTATGCATCTTCATCACTAGCGGCGGCAGCGATCGCTGCCCATGAATGCGGTCACGTTTTGCAGGATGTGCGCGGCTATCAATTTATGAATATTCGAGCCTCGCTAGTCCCAGTAGCAAATATTGGCGCAAACTTTGGCCCCATAATGGTGATGGCTGGGCTGTTCTTGACATCCCTTGGCAGTTTGAGTGTAGTTTTCATCAATATTGGTATTGCTTTGTTTGCTAGTGCGATCCTATTTCACATTGTGACTTTACCTGTGGAGTTTGATGCTTCTAGCCGCGCTTTGCGATTAATTGATGAGTTAGGTATTCTCCAAGGCGAAGAAAATCGTGGCGCTCGTAAGGTGCTTAATGCCGCAGCTTGGACATATGTGGCTACGGCGATCTATGCGGCGCTGCAACTGGTGCAGTTGTTGTTAATCCGTGGCGATCGCTAA
- a CDS encoding NACHT domain-containing protein, translating into MIDWLVVWGVTQAAGVVVYPILESLAQDAAKDYGKDFFKDCLKKVIHLPEKDVQKEAYGKALKVFLELIQDELLEAGYQETLLKKYYIPALKKFIDREEVASTLGMAFNVECKAIDTALLVRTWAALNSPLLPEDMDWDFVCKSYIKSVKKLVQNSDKLRPIFEVQTLDKIADATQELAGIAPAFDLEKYAEGLREQYGNLKLESLDTTGVYYNELKLWKIFIPQNLRECQEFIPQVYELPKERSRLLQESGQLDVLELAEAELENHRKRYVEQPIRGVFEVLGNPNESAKDGIAKYAVILGDPGSGKSTLLQYLALIWAERPVRDLPLHPLPLLLELRTYARDKQAGKCKDIVSFIHGGNITCRLNQQELHEKLKNGDVIALFDGIDEVFDPALRDEVVTDIHRFTNEYPAVRSVATSRWLGYKAQRLRDAGFQHFMLQELNDEQMQEFVVRWHDLNFAEGADKDRKRERLQKAIRESRSGATSI; encoded by the coding sequence ATGATTGATTGGTTGGTAGTTTGGGGTGTGACACAGGCGGCTGGTGTAGTCGTTTATCCCATTTTAGAAAGTTTGGCTCAGGATGCGGCAAAGGATTATGGCAAGGACTTTTTTAAGGATTGCTTGAAAAAGGTGATTCACTTGCCTGAAAAGGATGTGCAGAAAGAAGCCTATGGCAAAGCGCTGAAGGTGTTTTTAGAACTGATTCAGGATGAACTGCTTGAAGCTGGCTATCAGGAGACATTGCTCAAAAAGTATTACATTCCTGCTCTGAAAAAGTTTATTGATCGCGAAGAAGTCGCATCAACTTTGGGGATGGCGTTTAATGTGGAATGTAAGGCGATCGATACGGCGCTGTTGGTGCGGACTTGGGCGGCTTTGAATTCACCACTTTTGCCTGAAGATATGGATTGGGATTTTGTGTGTAAGTCCTACATCAAATCGGTCAAGAAACTTGTCCAGAATTCGGATAAGTTGCGTCCGATTTTTGAGGTGCAGACTTTGGACAAAATCGCCGATGCTACACAGGAATTAGCAGGAATTGCGCCAGCGTTTGATTTAGAGAAGTATGCGGAAGGGTTGCGGGAGCAGTATGGCAACTTGAAGCTGGAATCTCTCGATACGACTGGAGTTTATTACAACGAGTTGAAATTGTGGAAGATCTTTATTCCGCAGAATTTGCGGGAATGTCAGGAGTTTATTCCGCAGGTGTATGAGTTGCCGAAGGAGCGATCGCGGCTGTTGCAAGAAAGCGGACAGTTGGATGTGTTGGAACTTGCCGAAGCGGAATTAGAGAATCATCGCAAGCGCTATGTAGAGCAGCCGATTCGCGGGGTGTTTGAGGTATTGGGTAATCCGAATGAGTCGGCAAAAGATGGGATTGCTAAATATGCGGTGATCTTGGGCGATCCTGGATCAGGGAAATCGACATTGTTGCAATATCTGGCGCTGATTTGGGCGGAGCGACCTGTACGAGATTTGCCTTTGCATCCGTTACCGCTTTTGTTGGAGTTGCGTACCTATGCCCGTGATAAACAAGCTGGGAAATGTAAGGATATTGTTTCGTTTATTCATGGTGGGAATATTACCTGTCGGCTGAATCAGCAGGAGTTGCATGAAAAGCTGAAGAATGGAGACGTTATTGCCCTATTTGATGGGATTGATGAGGTGTTCGATCCTGCATTGCGTGATGAGGTGGTGACGGATATCCATCGCTTTACGAATGAGTATCCTGCGGTGAGATCAGTTGCGACTTCGCGGTGGTTGGGCTATAAGGCTCAAAGGTTAAGGGATGCGGGGTTTCAGCACTTTATGCTGCAAGAGTTGAATGATGAGCAAATGCAAGAGTTTGTGGTGCGTTGGCATGATCTGAATTTTGCGGAGGGTGCGGATAAGGATCGCAAGCGGGAGCGGTTGCAGAAGGCGATCAGGGAGTCGCGATCGGGTGCGACCTCCATCTGA
- a CDS encoding DUF4139 domain-containing protein codes for MSIAQLASKIDKVKVYAEGSTVKRLASLSAIAWQNENDENIEVEIAGLPLALDDGSVRVRVDNGTETDSNIMVTDVRVGLHVPPPVEVPISDLEASIQSAKAEVDRLSDLGNVIALEIAALNVLHVPDRPIGEQGKAPPTSPTGARIALANFKDEQKQLRLKEKRELESQLRKATEQLADLQQQQNLASNANVAKENELRKTIVARLQIRDRQAASLPPDHLQLIVEYFVQGAKWIPTYVCRLNSANNTAAIALRALICQRTGEDWSGVQIELSTATPMGWCELPELPSLRLGRSQAFASKKAWRNPPQGAEILFEDYDLQRQIAYSVISTTSVSQSFQIPNLSPLSSVTQSILNQKIENLKIDSFDDLSQNLLGRGVNSVELASEASLYDEQNEYFGTVSSEVEAEVSELRSMLQSNMSRSMPSAAPERMEAQVMRKAMAPPKRSMNLERSSISAVMQEDAFDPVQEITNYGLMRLADPSNTSQRGKLSLPDVQTLYLESLKRSQITINFDLTMVLRKALQLAACSNIPLPAGGTNVREMAGAFDFAYLGSGRIDIPSDRQFHSVALLEENAEIDMRYVVVPREDTNVFRIAQLRNPLRSPLLSGSTDVYVDGEYILSTRINTVPPKGQMELGLGVEQSIKVARNTSFKEVRSGMSLVAFNELRHSIHIAIANRLGRNARIEVRERVPVPQADVKVDVTVTQVSPAWEKYEQQERNAVIKGGYRWQINVPAGGETELTADYTIKTFVDNELVNGNRREE; via the coding sequence ATGTCGATCGCACAGCTTGCCTCCAAAATCGATAAAGTTAAAGTTTACGCCGAAGGCTCCACCGTGAAGCGGTTAGCAAGTCTATCAGCGATCGCATGGCAAAATGAAAACGATGAAAATATTGAAGTGGAAATCGCTGGACTACCACTGGCTCTAGATGATGGAAGTGTCAGGGTACGAGTAGACAACGGCACAGAGACGGACAGCAACATCATGGTTACAGATGTGCGGGTTGGATTACATGTCCCGCCACCTGTGGAAGTTCCCATATCGGATTTAGAAGCATCCATTCAGTCCGCCAAAGCTGAAGTCGATCGCCTTAGTGATTTGGGGAATGTAATTGCCCTAGAAATAGCCGCTTTAAATGTGTTGCATGTCCCCGATCGTCCGATTGGTGAACAAGGCAAAGCACCACCAACCTCACCAACAGGTGCAAGAATAGCCCTAGCCAATTTCAAGGATGAGCAGAAACAATTACGCCTTAAAGAAAAGCGAGAACTTGAAAGTCAACTGCGAAAGGCGACCGAACAATTAGCCGATCTCCAGCAACAACAAAACCTTGCTTCTAATGCCAATGTTGCCAAAGAAAATGAATTGCGTAAAACAATCGTGGCACGTTTGCAAATTCGCGATCGCCAAGCAGCATCCTTACCACCTGATCATCTGCAACTGATTGTGGAATATTTTGTACAGGGGGCAAAATGGATACCCACCTATGTCTGTCGGCTCAATAGTGCAAATAATACCGCCGCGATCGCCTTGAGAGCATTGATTTGTCAGCGTACTGGTGAGGACTGGTCGGGTGTACAGATTGAGCTTTCGACGGCTACGCCGATGGGTTGGTGTGAGCTGCCAGAGTTACCTTCTTTACGATTAGGGCGATCGCAGGCTTTCGCATCTAAAAAAGCTTGGCGCAACCCACCCCAAGGAGCAGAAATTCTGTTTGAAGATTATGATCTTCAGAGACAGATCGCCTATAGCGTAATTAGTACTACCTCGGTTTCGCAAAGTTTTCAAATTCCAAATTTATCGCCATTATCATCAGTAACCCAATCGATTCTGAACCAGAAGATTGAAAATTTGAAAATAGACTCCTTTGACGATCTTAGCCAAAACCTGCTGGGTCGTGGAGTCAACTCGGTTGAGTTAGCCAGTGAAGCCAGCTTATATGACGAGCAGAACGAATATTTTGGTACTGTGTCATCAGAAGTTGAAGCAGAAGTGTCTGAACTTAGATCCATGTTGCAATCTAATATGAGTAGGAGTATGCCATCTGCTGCTCCCGAAAGAATGGAAGCGCAAGTCATGCGGAAGGCTATGGCTCCGCCCAAAAGATCTATGAATCTTGAGCGATCATCGATATCGGCTGTAATGCAAGAAGATGCTTTTGATCCTGTTCAAGAGATTACGAACTATGGACTGATGCGATTGGCTGATCCTAGTAATACCTCTCAGCGTGGCAAACTCAGTTTGCCCGATGTGCAGACCCTCTATTTGGAGTCCCTGAAGCGATCGCAGATAACGATTAACTTTGATCTGACGATGGTTTTGCGAAAAGCCTTACAGCTAGCTGCTTGTTCTAATATTCCCTTACCTGCGGGTGGAACGAATGTGCGTGAGATGGCAGGTGCTTTTGACTTTGCCTATCTTGGATCTGGACGCATTGATATTCCGTCGGATAGGCAGTTTCATTCCGTGGCTCTGCTCGAAGAGAATGCTGAGATAGATATGCGTTATGTCGTTGTTCCCCGTGAAGACACTAATGTTTTTCGGATCGCGCAACTTCGCAACCCACTGCGATCGCCATTACTATCAGGCTCTACCGATGTCTATGTGGATGGAGAATATATTCTCTCAACGCGCATTAATACCGTGCCACCCAAGGGACAAATGGAACTAGGTTTAGGCGTAGAGCAATCGATCAAAGTGGCGCGAAATACCTCCTTTAAAGAAGTGCGATCGGGTATGAGTTTGGTTGCCTTTAACGAACTGCGTCACAGTATTCATATTGCGATCGCCAATCGACTAGGACGAAATGCTCGTATCGAAGTGCGCGAACGTGTCCCTGTACCCCAAGCCGATGTAAAAGTCGATGTGACCGTTACACAGGTTTCGCCAGCATGGGAAAAGTATGAACAGCAAGAACGTAATGCGGTGATCAAGGGCGGCTATCGTTGGCAAATCAACGTTCCCGCAGGTGGTGAAACAGAATTAACCGCCGACTATACGATCAAAACCTTTGTGGACAATGAGCTAGTTAATGGTAATCGGAGAGAGGAATAG
- a CDS encoding mucoidy inhibitor MuiA family protein codes for MISTEIQTLDLNAPVTTVTLLEDRAQVQRIAKVNLAAGLWRVQIDRVAPILSDKSLRAEFSDRLSGARVNDVRVRRRMLIKESDRSGLIEELKTEWRSQFEQYNVLTEDRQQLEEQFQQIGLILGKALQELPIDAAWGQVDPMAWRSQLQPLFQKMRESRSEILHTYHAQAKLKSAIERLVSRIQAETRPDQIFTAHIEADLAIAETGDYELAFDYVVPNAFWRPYHQAQLQMGENSQLTFRTDGCVWQNTGEDWLNVDLVFSTARASLGTEPPLLTDDWLNIREKAKKIAVEMRDQTVKTTRLGAGTRPDAIDLPSVDDGGEVRTIRAPQKAHIPPDGNPYRVPLFQFQSLAKIEHVLMPEIALQVVLKSEQTNNATLPILAGPVDLVRATEYVGRTTISFIAPQEKFALGWGTDANMRVQRIQSQKREKNHLTQWNTITNTVSIFLSNIGDDVRKITMIERIPISELEKVKIEVVQDETSDRLQPDANGFCTWDLHLSPYSQSKVNLVYKIAAAPDVEGL; via the coding sequence ATGATATCAACCGAAATTCAGACCCTAGATCTAAATGCTCCTGTGACTACCGTGACTCTGCTCGAAGATCGCGCTCAAGTCCAACGTATAGCCAAGGTAAATCTAGCCGCAGGACTATGGCGAGTGCAGATTGATCGGGTCGCTCCAATTCTTTCCGATAAGTCGCTGCGGGCGGAATTTAGCGATCGCTTATCTGGTGCAAGAGTCAATGATGTGCGTGTGCGCCGACGCATGTTAATTAAGGAGTCCGATCGCTCAGGTTTGATCGAGGAGTTAAAGACCGAATGGCGATCGCAATTTGAGCAATACAATGTCCTCACTGAAGATCGCCAACAACTCGAAGAACAGTTCCAACAAATTGGTCTAATTTTGGGTAAGGCTCTGCAAGAATTGCCCATTGATGCGGCTTGGGGACAGGTTGATCCGATGGCATGGCGATCGCAATTACAGCCACTATTTCAAAAAATGCGGGAATCTCGTAGCGAAATCCTCCATACTTACCATGCACAGGCAAAGTTAAAGTCAGCAATCGAGCGACTCGTAAGCCGTATCCAAGCCGAAACTAGACCAGATCAGATTTTTACTGCTCATATCGAAGCGGATTTAGCGATCGCGGAAACAGGCGATTACGAACTAGCCTTTGATTATGTGGTTCCCAATGCCTTCTGGCGACCCTATCATCAAGCGCAATTACAAATGGGAGAGAATTCCCAACTAACTTTCCGTACCGATGGTTGCGTTTGGCAAAACACAGGCGAAGACTGGCTAAATGTCGATTTAGTTTTCTCCACAGCCCGTGCTTCCCTTGGCACTGAGCCACCTTTACTCACCGATGATTGGCTGAATATTCGCGAGAAAGCGAAAAAGATTGCTGTAGAAATGCGCGATCAAACGGTGAAAACCACGAGGCTAGGTGCAGGAACAAGACCAGATGCGATCGATTTACCATCGGTGGATGATGGTGGTGAAGTGCGAACAATTCGCGCTCCTCAAAAAGCACATATTCCCCCTGATGGCAATCCTTATCGTGTGCCACTATTTCAGTTTCAATCTTTAGCCAAAATTGAGCATGTCCTGATGCCAGAAATAGCTTTACAAGTCGTTCTCAAAAGTGAACAAACGAATAATGCAACTTTACCAATTCTGGCTGGTCCCGTTGATCTGGTGCGGGCTACAGAATATGTAGGCAGGACGACCATATCTTTCATTGCACCCCAAGAAAAATTTGCCCTTGGTTGGGGAACTGATGCAAATATGCGTGTTCAGCGCATTCAATCACAAAAGCGCGAGAAAAATCATCTCACCCAATGGAATACGATTACTAATACCGTCAGCATCTTTCTCTCGAATATTGGTGACGACGTTAGAAAAATCACGATGATTGAACGGATTCCTATTTCAGAATTAGAAAAAGTTAAAATTGAGGTGGTTCAGGATGAAACGAGCGATCGCCTTCAACCTGATGCCAATGGCTTTTGTACTTGGGACTTGCATCTTTCACCCTATTCTCAATCCAAAGTTAACCTAGTTTATAAAATTGCTGCTGCTCCTGATGTAGAAGGTCTATGA